Genomic segment of Melospiza melodia melodia isolate bMelMel2 chromosome 13, bMelMel2.pri, whole genome shotgun sequence:
TCACAGAGGAGTGACAGCGCCTCAACAGAACTGGAAGGAACAACAATGGAACTCTGAAAATCCAGAACCCAATTCATGGCAGACTCAAGGGATATACTGGTGCTAAAGATTTTATATGATTTGAAAGTAGCTAAGTGCTCATTAGGCATAAGCAGCTAGTGTTGTTAAGCCTCTAGTTGGACTTTATTTGAACTATATGGGTACCTTATTCCATTCAAAGATGGATTGTACTGAAACCTGGAGCTAAAATGCTGACTATTAATAATAGTTTGAACAGACAAAGCTGTAGCTCAAATATTACTTAAAACCAGCATGAGTAGACCTCCTCTTTTTTGGCTAAACACCccctgctctctcagctgctcctcacaggacttgtgagagactggaatgtTATGGTTAATGGCTTAAGTATTGCTATAAAGGACTTTTTACCCATTGTGACAAAATTGAATAAAGAAGCTGAGACCCTCAAGCCCACCATTCCCTGAAAATGCCTCCTGACTGGAACTTGGCACTGGGAGTTAAGCTGCCTAAGGGAACCTGAGACAAGATAAAGCTGACAGTATTGTCCTGTTAGCTCAGGTCTGGGGAGAAGTGAACAAGGCTGAGGGAGAAAAATATATCCCCACTAAAGTCAAAtccagcagctgtcctgaaaatcagctctCTCTGCCTTCAGGCTGGGGAAGTCATAGCCACAGACTCGTCTGCTGAGGCCAGGTTGGCACACAAACGTCCCATCAACAGAGGGGGAAGGAGGAAATTTTGGGGGTGAGGCACAGCCTCTGGTAAGGGGCAGAGGACACCCATCCTCCCTCAGACAAACTGGCTCAGCTCTAAAACCCCCCAGCCCCAGAAGGCCACATCCAGGGGACATTCccatgaggggcagctgagggggtGTCATAACCCAGCAAAGACCTCCAGAGtgcccccagagccattcctgaggCCTTGCACCAGATGACTGCATGGCATGCAGAGAAACACAACAGAGCTGAAAATCCACAACCCAATTCATGGCAGACTCAAAGGACATACTGGTGCTAAAGATTTTATATTATTTGAGAGTAGTAAGAGACAGAGCCAAACTTGCCCCACCCCAGGGAGGTACCTGGGCAGTCCCACCTTgcccaaatctgcattaatccatTGGAGTCTCACATTTTGCGAGGCCTCACCACAGAGACCAGAAGAGGACTGAAtgtgatgggatgggatccatggaatggtgaTATTTTCTACTAAATCTGTCTCTATCACTCTATTCCttccttcccagccccttccctccccctcttctttttctatttctttctccctctctcttcttCACATTTACTGTTCCATAAAATCCAAACTATTGACTTTGACACATGGTCTCGGTTTGCACCTTAATCCAGGGGCATCTCCTTAATAATTGTAATAACCAGATTCAtaacaacccactgaaacttgaacagaactcatTCACCCATAAGTAGTTTAAATAAATACTATAGGAAAAAATGTATAGACAAGTATATTTAggaaatgttgcatttcttcagtGAGAAAAAAACACCATCAGCAGACCATGTATTGTTCATCCCCTCAGCTGTCCATGCCACCGAACTGAAGACTGGCATTATCCCATCCTGTATTTCCCTTTGGCATTGTCTTTCAGAGCACAGATGTGACAAAACCAGAAAGTACAACTTGAGTCAATCTTTACCTTCAAACGAAATTCAGGACTCTCTGGCAGAAACCAATGTTCTGCGAGTTTAGGCGTCCCTCGCAGAGCAATGTTTTGCGAGTTCTCGCTCACAGACAGCACTGTTGTGCGAACAACTCCGCTGGCAGTGGCCGAGTGCCGCCGGTGAGCGCGCCGGGTGCGAATGAGCATCGGGGCGGCTGCGGGCGCTGAGGCCGCGGCGCCGTCACAGACGCTGAGGGCCCGGGCGCGGTTACCGGGCAACCGCGGCACCGAgcctggggccgggccgggccgcgctgccGGGGCAGGACATTGGCACTTTGGCTGCTGACTTGGCTTTAGTGCCTCCTGCAGAGTCCTTCTGTATTTATGGCAGTTTAAAATGTGGTGATAAAGGCACCTTTGGCAGGTCTATACCCTGCTCTTTGTATAGCACTAGGATGCCATcctggctggagccccagcaggggctgagggagctgggcaggggctgagcctggagcaaaggaggctcagggggcccttgtggctctgcacaactccctgccaggaggggacagccggggggccgggctgtgctcgcaggaacagggacaggagcagagggaacagagAAAACCAGTGCTAATTAACAGAGAGAGCTAAAACTTGGACACATTCCTGTGCACCTCACTCTTGGTACAGCTTTTCTTGCTTGCTTCTCTTGGACTCAGCCAGCAGATGTATTTCCTGGCTGTGAGTTTTGAGTGTTGTGCAGGGATGAAGTTCGGGCACTTCTGAGAGCTCCTCCCCACTCTCTGAAAAGGTCACTGCCTCAATCCAACGAAATGAAAGAGGAAACAGAcccaaagagcagaaatcccCAACCATGTCCCATCAAATCACGGAGAGACTCATGGGACAGAGCTATGTGGCTGGAGTATGTGTATTACACTCCATATTATTAATTTATTGGTGCTAAGTATAAGTTTAAAATGTGGTGATAAAGGCACCTTTGGCAGTCTATACCCTGCTCTTTGTATAGCACTAGGATGCCATcctggctggagccccagcaggggctgagggagctgggaaggggctgagcctggagcaaaggaggctcagggggcccttgtggctctgcacaactccctgccaggaggggacagccggggggccgggctgtgctcccaggaacagggacaggagcagagggaacggcctcaggctgggctcagggtgggcaccagcaggaatttgcccatggaaaggctgctcaggccttggcaggggctgcccagggagctttgcagtgcccatccctgcaggtgtcccgggaagggctggaggtggcactcagggctctgggctggggacaaggtgggcactgggcacagctgggactccatggGCTGGCAGGGATTTCCCAACTCCAATGATTTTGGGTTTCTGTGATAGCAGAGACTTCAGTGACTGTGTGAAACTGATAAGGCCTTAGGAATTTCATGAACTGGATTCCATGGACTGAATTCCATGTGCTGAATTCCATGCCCAGCTGCTGTTGGAATGGAAAGGGCTCTCTAGGTGTGCATCTTATGGGTTTCTGTAACACATCCAACCCGTTGGCCTCTGCACTGAGGCTGTCCCAGACCCTTGTGGTCTATCCCAATTCTCATGGATCTCATTTATTTGCTTAAAAGGATCTTGGAAAAGCTTTTGTGTTGGCAGTTAAGCTCTGGAAGAGCCTCAAAGTGAGGAATATCATTAAATCTTTCTAGCTCCAAGTTTCTGGAGAGCTTTGTTCCCACTCCCTGTAACTCAGTGTAGCCAAGACTTCATTTAGAAGTTTTACAGACCTCGTGTGTGCCTCCAATTGGTCAGTAGCTTTTTTGCCAATTACTCTATTGATTAGAAAAAGGTATTTTACTTGTCTATCAAATCTCTTTATTCTTAAATTGTTTGTGTATTTTCTTCCCTGATTCTCATGGGATGGATCTAGTGTTTATGCAGGTGTGGTTGTTTTTCACTCAGAAATAGATTGTTATCTTAACAAACCATTCATACCAGGATTGtcttcacatgggaacttgctGAGTGCTAGCTGCACTTAGAAGAAATGATAGGCCAGCCATGGATCTAACATAGAGCAGGACTGATTTTATGAGGCctttctttaataattttttctACTTGATTGCAACACAGTGAATCAaaatgttaggaaaattaatccacaaacaccagaggtttatgtccaaaaaggagacagaggcttTATTTGGCTTTATTTGAATGAAGGGaaaggccatggggcattcccctgggatctctccaatttttggagcaCTCAGCCTcgctttttatcccaatttccagccacatttcccttctctctttcccccttgGCTGAGGTAtatgagaggtacagacttcccaaaacacctgataccagagatttccctctaaggtataaccctcccttttcatttttaattcttatggaatttaggggtttttcttccctattgtttctttcattttcaatgtctaatttcatttatcagcaaacctaaagtttatttgtaaaagcaaatatcttttcccattcatcaatcagtggaatccttccctttgtttcttttatctcccagtgctggttttatctaccagcagacccacaggtagtttgtaaagacaaatctgccattcctgtcAAAATCAGTTACCATGATAGCACAATCTGCCCAGTGTGTGATCACAGCTAGAATCCCCATTGCTTGGCACAGCTGGCACGTGTGCAGTTAGTTGGGAGCCAGATGCTGCAAAAAGGGGTGCTGCTGGGGATGCTCCTCTTGTTCAACTCAGCAGCAAAGTGGCACAAGTTAGAGCAGTGATTTTCACTTTAGAATACCTTTGCCTTTGGGAGTGCACCTCACAGAGGCTGCTCTTCTGGAGTGTGAAATGCCATGATGGATGGGAAAGCATCCAGAAGGCAGAGGAAGAGCATCAGGCCGAGCCCTGCAGGGTTCCCTTGCATCTGGCAAGGAGCAAGGGCTGAAAGGCTCCTGCCACCCTCCCCTGTGCCACCTGAGCTCCTTGCATGCCCCAGCAGCTTCCTGGTGCCTCTGGCTGCAGATCCAGCTAAGACCCAGCCATGTCCAGAGATAAAATCCTGAAGCAGCTCCACAGGTGCTGAGTTGCTTTGTCCCTGTGAGTTCTGCAGTTCCAGTCTGTAAACCTGCAGGTTTCTAGCCAAAGCTGCTCATGTCATATTAGACCTGCTTATATTTCATACTGCACTGACAATATGTAGATACTGTATTGGCAATAAGTTCAGTCATAATGACCCACATGATCAGTGCCATACATCTCACAGCTGACCAAGAGTGTTCTCTCTGAGCCTGCCACAATCCCCAGGGTTATCTGGGCCCAAGTACCCCAAGGTAACGTGGCTGCTCTCAGACTGTCATCCATGACCATCCTAAGGGTGTCACTGCCTTCATGACAGGGGTTTAGAGCATTAGCTCTCCAATTCCAGGGGCAAGGGACACGTGGGACTTCAAGTAGTGGTTAAGGGTGGCTATAAAAGCTCCAGGTGCTTCCCAGAGGTGGAAAGGATCCAGTTCTCTGTCCCGAAAAGCTTCACTGGGAGAAGAGGAAGACAGTGCAGGATCTCATGGAGTTTGCACCatgcctgggcagggctcagccttCACAGATTTCTTCCCATAGGAGATTCCTTTCTCTGCTTTATTGGTAAACAAGATGTGCCAATGCCAATCCTCGAGGTTCTTATGGCTCTGTAGGTTCTTCAAAGAGCTTCCCAGTTTCCCTTGGTCTTCTCAAGGTTTGTCTTCTGAAGAATATTTGGATGATTCCGTTTCTTTATCCTCAGCTGAAATCTCAAGGTTGGCAGTATCACTGGAGAAGAAACCACATCATTCCCATCATACAGGTGCAGAaattgcctttaaaaaaaaaaggcaattttttcCCCTTAACCTCTGTATTCCAGAACAGGAGAGAAATGTTTTGTAGAATCATACACCAATAAAAAATGAGGGCTATCATGAATAAGGCCATTTGGAGATCACAAAGTTCACCAGTTCAGTTGCCCTTCTTGTCATTTACACAGCTAATGAAGAAGGTTTGTTGGTTCTTGGCCCTTCACTGACTCTGAATATTCTGCTTACTTTCTAGATATAAACACTTGAATACAAATATTTCTCTCAGTCACAAAAGAGAACACAGCACAAGCTCTCCAAATGCAGCAAGTGGCCCAGAAATCTGGCAATGTGATTGTGGCAGTGCCTATCTGAGAGCTCCAAGTATGGAGGATGGGCTGGCCACAAGCAAAGGCAGCtttgggagggagcacagctgccACTCCTCCAATTTCCCAAGTGGGAATAACCCTCCCACCTGTTCCACCAGACCCAGTGTGCTGCTGGGGGAGCCCCTCAGCTGAAGGGCCCTGGGGAGATGTTGGACACTAGCCTGTTGTTCAGGTGTGACAATCAGTGACCCATCAGTGACTCCATCAGTGACTCCATCATCACAGATGGTCACAGATGAttcatccttttccttttcttcttcctctgggttttttccttcctcttgcaGTATCTCCTCTTCTGAAGGAAAGAATTATCCATAAATAGAAGACAAGGCACATTGCCAATCCCACTGAAGCTGAGAAGTCCCACTTCCCCAACAGTGGCCTGTCCCAGAAACaatggatgctgctgctcctctctgaaTCCTCATGTTCATTCTCACTCACAGGGGATCATCTCATCCCCTGCAATGCCACGCACATCCAACCCTGCCCAAAAGCCCTGCCAGCCTCTCTCACAGCTTTCCCAAGCTTTTCTGCCTGGCCATCATCTTTCCAGGACTACAACAATGTGCTGGCAAGATCCTGGGAAAAGGATCCTGGGAAAAAGCCTAACTGGACTCAACTGCTCAAAACTCAGGAAGCAGCCAGAGAGGCCAAAGTGTTGGTcttgcagccctgcagcttccaggctTGTGGAGATGGGTGTGAGCTGCCTGATGTGTGATGGCAGGGGAAACCAGGGGATCTTCCTGGGAGCCAACACAGTGCTCACCTTTCAGCTTCCTGGGCCGGTACTTGGTAACCCCAGGGAAGGTCCCCTTTCCCTTCAGGGTGATTTCTGCCGGTTCCAGATGAGCCACTTTGACCTGGAAAGTCTTGTGGAAGGCTCCCAGCTGTCCTGGCAGATAATAGACCTTCAACACTTGCTTCTGGCCAGGTGCAAGGgaaccctgcagggacaggagaagaGGAAGGGACTGCATCAGGGCTTTGCTGTGGGATGGCTCAGGGGACAGACAGGCTGAGGGAACAGGTTCTCATGCAGAAGAAACCATCAGACCACATCACTTTCTACCTTCCTTGTGCTCAAAACCCTGGGGTGCAGTGTGTGCTCCTGAGCTCTCGTGGGCTGCAGTCTCAGCACAGCTTGGGATTTCCCCccacttttttccctctttccccccttttttccctcttttgcccccctttttttcctttaattctcTCCTGGGCTGCCTGACACAGGGCCAGGGGCAATGACTTGTGCTACTCACTGTGGTGGGCACGACCACGGGCACTCCAGGCAGAGGCTTTGCTGCAGTGCCAGTGCTGCAGTTTGGCACCACGAAGGTGAATTCCATGACCCCGGTGTTGCGCAGGGTCACCTCTGCTTTGAGGACTTTGTTAAACCTCTGCAGAgaggacagagcagggagaagtTACAGACACAGGCCTGATGCTGGCAACCTCCTGCCTCTTTCATGGCACTGAAAGCACACAGCCACAGTGCAACCACACAGCTACAGAGAGGTGGTAaaaccttggaaaggccagaaagAAATGAACCAGGGGACCAGGTCCTCTGCACTCTGAGGGGCCACCAACAGCCAGGAGAAACAGAGGAGGTGGCACTGAGATGTGTGAGATGAAGCCAAAAGCTTATGGAGTTAAAGAATGGAAGTTGTTTGTTCTGCATGTTGCTgtttgtggtttggatttgttcagGTTGGTTTGTTGGGTGTTGCTGTGAGCTGGCAGAGGGACGGGGTTGACAACCTGACCTGACCAAAAGGAAAGAGGATGAGAGGGGAAGGGACAGAAAAGTTGGTGGTCAGAGAGAATGGAAGTTCCTGAGTGCCCCTCCGAGGGGAAAGGGGCCAGGGACTGTCTCAAAGGGGATACAAAGATTGCCCTTTTGTTGGAGATGTGTTTGCTCCTCTCCAGGGGCAAGGAGACACACACCCAGCTCGGCTGAATTATTACTAATGaacagttttgttttgctttgacaACTTTGTCCCCATTGAATTGTATCTAAAAGTCAGTGCATTTCTGAGAGGCATTCCAGGAGAAAAGGCACCTGCATGCAAAT
This window contains:
- the LOC134424497 gene encoding hydrocephalus-inducing protein homolog — its product is MGEDFPHGPSTGQWHGHRVFDVRPLWGELQPGESEQVTFTFFGHANVVARVRALCHVQGGPSYEVVLTGEASCPSYQLDLQEIDWGLQRFNKVLKAEVTLRNTGVMEFTFVVPNCSTGTAAKPLPGVPVVVPTTGSLAPGQKQVLKVYYLPGQLGAFHKTFQVKVAHLEPAEITLKGKGTFPGVTKYRPRKLKEEEILQEEGKNPEEEEKEKDESSVTICDDGVTDGVTDGSLIVTPEQQ